One stretch of Emys orbicularis isolate rEmyOrb1 chromosome 7, rEmyOrb1.hap1, whole genome shotgun sequence DNA includes these proteins:
- the TIGD3 gene encoding tigger transposable element-derived protein 3: MELNGKKKLHALSLAEKIQVLEMLDESKMSQSEVARRFQVSQPQISRICKNKEKLLADWCSGTANRERKRKRESKYSSIDEALLCWFHIARTKMWDVTGPMLLQKAKELADIMGQEFVPSIGWLVRWKRRNNVCFGQRHPARAVHAPEPPCDKGPAPASLSLPQLLKDFAPENVFGCGEVVLLYKAMPGREREGRERLCVALCVNGSGTEKRKPVVIGRRLAPRCFFGVNTEALPVLYRSSADGQLTPELFSEWLTDFDREMGRQHRSVALVLDAERHCPNPEPANIRLVFLPPRPRHDDGPSPCPLHPDIVRDFKSRYKCRLLGKVSSIGSETNSSPASIAASITVLDALHMVAAAWDKVQPSLVERCFGEAGCSKGKGSLGPPSHAPPRGMSLEEFRRFVDVETELACPPALPPAGAYKEEEEEEGEGEDLFGSLPTKADALKALGTLRRWFECNGSAEGIFQQFYSCEEEVERLCCQ; this comes from the coding sequence ATGGAGCTGAACGGGAAGAAGAAACTTCATGCTCTTTCCTTGGCAGAGAAGATCCAGGTGCTGGAGATGCTGGATGAATCCAAGATGTCCCAGTCAGAGGTGGCTCGTCGCTTCCAAGTCTCCCAGCCCCAGATCTCCCGCATCTGCAAGAACAAGGAGAAGCTGCTGGCTGACTGGTGCAGCGGGACGGCCAACCGGGAGCGGAAGCGCAAGCGGGAGTCCAAATACAGCAGCATCGACGAGGCCCTGCTGTGCTGGTTCCACATCGCCCGCACCAAGATGTGGGACGTCACGGGGCCCATGCTGCTCCAGAAAGCCAAGGAGCTCGCGGACATCATGGGCCAGGAGTTTGTGCCTAGCATTGGCTGGCTGGTGCGGTGGAAGCGCCGTAACAACGTCTGCTTTGGCCAGCGGCACCCGGCACGAGCAGTCCATGCCCCGGAGCCCCCGTGCGACAAGGGGCCGGCGCCGGCTTCCCTCAGCCTGCCCCAGCTGCTGAAGGATTTTGCCCCGGAGAATGTTTTTGGCTGCGGGGAGGTGGTGCTGCTGTATAAGGCCATGCCAGGCAGGGAGCGGGAGGGCAGGGAGCGGCTGTGCGTGGCGCTGTGCGTGAACGGGAGCGGCACAGAGAAGCGGAAGCCCGTGGTGATCGGCAGGCGGCTGGCTCCGCGATGTTTCTTTGGGGTCAACACGGAAGCTTTGCCGGTCCTTTACCGCAGCAGCGCCGATGGTCAGCTGACACCGGAGCTCTTCTCAGAGTGGCTGACGGACTTTGACCGGGAGATGGGCCGGCAGCACCGCAGTGTGGCGCTGGTGCTGGACGCCGAGCGGCACTGTCCCAATCCGGAGCCTGCCAACATCCGCCTGGTCTTCCTGCCCCCGCGGCCTCGCCACGACGACGGCCCCTCGCCTTGCCCGCTCCATCCTGATATCGTCCGGGATTTCAAGTCCCGCTACAAGTGCAGGCTTCTGGGCAAAGTGTCCTCCATCGGCAGCGAGACCAACAGCTCCCCCGCCTCCATCGCCGCCTCCATCACCGTGCTGGACGCCCTCCACATGGTGGCGGCCGCTTGGGACAAAGTCCAGCCCTCCCTGGTGGAACGGTGCTTTGGGGAGGCCGGCTGCTCCAAGGGGAAGGGGTCCCTGGggccccccagccatgccccccccaGGGGGATGAGCCTGGAAGAATTCCGGCGCTTTGTTGATGTGGAGACAGAGCTGGcctgtcccccagccctgcccccagctggggcctataaggaggaggaagaggaggagggggagggagaggacctTTTTGGCAGCCTGCCCACCAAGGCCGATGCTCTGAAGGCCCTGGGGACCCTGCGGCGCTGGTTCGAGTGCAACGGCTCGGCCGAGGGGATCTTCCAGCAGTTCTACAGCTGcgaggaggaggtggagcggcTGTGCTGCCAGTGA